A portion of the Ricinus communis isolate WT05 ecotype wild-type chromosome 10, ASM1957865v1, whole genome shotgun sequence genome contains these proteins:
- the LOC8285734 gene encoding eukaryotic peptide chain release factor subunit 1-3 codes for MSDGHETDKNIEIWKIKKLIKALEAARGNGTSMISLIMPPRDQISRVTKMLGDEFGTASNIKSRVNRQSVLGAITSAQQRLKLYNKVPPNGLVLYTGTIVTDDGKEKKVTIDFEPFRPINASLYLCDNKFHTEALNELLESDEKFGFIVMDGNGTLFGTLSGNTREVLHKFTVDLPKKHGRGGQSALRFARLRMEKRHNYVRKTAELATQFFINPATSQPNVSGLILAGSADFKTELSQSDMFDPRLQAKILNVVDVSYGGENGFNQAIELSSEILSNVKFIQEKRLIGSYFEEISQDTGKYVFGVDDTLKALEMGAVETLIVWENLDIARYDLKNSTTGEVLIKHLNKEQEANQSNFRDPATSAELEVQEKMPLLEWFANEYKRFGCSLEFVTNKSQEGSQFCRGFGGIGGILRYQLDMRDFDELSDDEVYGDSE; via the coding sequence ATGTCAGACGGTCATGAGACTGATAAAAACATCGAAATatggaaaattaaaaagcttATAAAAGCACTGGAAGCTGCTCGAGGCAATGGCACAAGCATGATTTCTCTTATCATGCCTCCTCGTGATCAGATATCCCGTGTCACTAAGATGCTTGGAGATGAGTTTGGAACTGCCTCTAACATTAAAAGCAGGGTCAATAGACAATCTGTGTTAGGTGCAATTACATCTGCTCAGCAAAGGCTCAAACTTTACAACAAGGTTCCTCCAAATGGGCTCGTGCTTTACACTGGAACAATTGTAACTGATGATggcaaagaaaagaaggtAACAATCGATTTTGAGCCTTTTAGGCCGATCAATGCATCTCTTTACCTGTGTGACAACAAATTTCATACAGAAGCTCTTAATGAGCTGTTGGAATCCGATGAGAAGTTTGGCTTTATTGTCATGGATGGTAACGGGACCCTTTTTGGGACACTCAGTGGTAACACCAGAGAGGTTCTTCATAAATTTACTGTTGACCTGCCAAAGAAGCATGGTAGGGGGGGGCAATCTGCACTTCGATTTGCTCGACTTCGAATGGAGAAGCGTCACAATTATGTGAGGAAGACAGCAGAACTTGCCAcccaattttttattaatcctgCCACCAGCCAGCCCAACGTGTCAGGTTTAATTCTCGCTGGATCTGCTGACTTCAAGACTGAACTGAGTCAGTCTGATATGTTTGATCCTCGACTTCAGGCTAAAATTCTGAATGTGGTTGATGTTTCATATGGGGGGGAGAATGGTTTTAATCAGGCAATTGAGCTGTCTTCGGAAATTCTCTCCAATGTGAAGTTTATACAGGAGAAGCGCCTGATAGGCAGTTACTTTGAAGAGATTAGCCAGGATACTGGAAAATATGTCTTTGGCGTGGACGATACCCTGAAAGCACTAGAGATGGGTGCTGTTGAAACTCTCATTGTGTGGGAAAATTTGGATATTGCTAGGTATGATTTAAAAAACAGCACTACCGGTGAGGTTCTCATAAAACATTTGAACAAGGAGCAGGAGGCTAATCAGAGTAACTTTAGGGATCCTGCAACTTCCGCTGAATTGGAGGTTCAGGAAAAGATGCCGTTGCTTGAGTGGTTTGCTAATGAGTACAAGCGGTTTGGTTGCTCTTTGGAGTTTGTTACCAACAAATCACAAGAAGGATCCCAGTTTTGCAGAGGGTTTGGCGGGATTGGCGGAATTCTCCGCTACCAGCTTGATATGAGGGATTTTGATGAGCTATCTGATGATGAGGTCTATGGTGACTCTGAATAG
- the LOC8285735 gene encoding U2 small nuclear ribonucleoprotein A' → MVRLTADLIWKSPHFFNAIKERELDLRGNKIPVIENLGATEDQFDTIDLSDNEIVKLENMPYLTRLGTLLINNNRITRINPNIGEFLPKLHTLVLTNNRLVNLVEIDPLASLPKLQFLSLLDNSITKKPNYRLYIIHKLKSLRVLDFKKVKSKERMEAENLFASKEVEEEAIRESAKTFIPGEVPNVTEDAEEQQNPKVVAPTPEQIIAIKAAIVNSQTLEEVARLEKALNSGQIPTDLNIFDNDSELNTVQEKDDKMATDGDNKTDHEPSNLDEQKDSDSASMEQE, encoded by the exons ATGGTGAGGCTCACTGCAGACTTGATATGGAAAAGCCCTCATTTCTTTAACGCCATTAAGGAGCGGGAGTTGGATCTTCGAG GTAACAAAATCCCTGTTATAGAAAACTTGGGTGCTACTGAG GACCAATTTGATACCATTGATTTGTCTGACAATGAGATTGTTAAGCTGGAAAACATGCCATATCTGACTCGTTTGGGCACTTTGCTTATCAATAACAACAGAATTACCCGTATCAATCCCAACATTGGAG AGTTTTTGCCCAAATTACACACATTGGTACTTACAAATAACAGGCTTGTCAATCTGGTAGAGATTGATCCTCTCGCTTCTCTTCCAAAACTGCAGTTCCTCAGTCTTCTGGATAATAGCATCACCAAAAAACCAAATTATAGACTGTACATCATTCACAAGCTAAAATCACTTCGGGTTCTTGATTTCAAGAAGGTGAAAAGCAAG GAGCGAATGGAAGCGGAAAATTTGTTTGCATCCAAAGAAGTTGAAGAGGAGGCTATAAGGGAGTCTGCCAAAACATTCATTCCAGGTGAGGTTCCAAATGTTACAGAAGATGCAGAGGAGCAACAGAATCCGAAAGTGGTTGCTCCCACGCCTGAGCAAATTATAGCAATAAAG GCTGCTATTGTGAATTCCCAAACTCTTGAAGAGGTAGCCAGACTTGAGAAG GCATTGAATTCAGGTCAGATTCCTACAGATCtgaatatatttgataatgaTAGTGAACTCAACACCGTCCAAGAGAAAGATGACAAAATGGCCACTGATGGTGATAATAAGACTGATCATGAACCAAGCAATCTTGATGAGCAGAAAGATAGTGATTCTGCATCAATGGAACAG GAATAG
- the LOC8285737 gene encoding DNA repair RAD52-like protein 2, chloroplastic, producing the protein MAEVSINSRLFVGKSLILLPFSKTCSSININININMNKVLELRSGNRRRLRRVVCGSNGNNNNSEVGGGGTGTGNTNKKKGVPNSNYVVPLDKSFSSSYSSCITRPLAEILRDLNKRIPDNIITPSNTFIPWYHANRMLSFYAPGWCGEIRDVIFSDNGSVTVVYRVTIRGSDGEAYRESTGTVSPSDGHIVDPVAAAEEIAFCKACARFGLGLYLYHEE; encoded by the exons ATGGCAGAGGTAAGCATCAACAGCAGGCTGTTTGTGGGGAAATCATTGATCTTGCTGCCATTCTCAAAAACATGTAGCAGTATCAATATCAATATCAATATCAATATGAACAAGGTATTAGAGTTGAGATCAGGGAACAGGAGGAGGTTGAGGAGGGTTGTATGCGGAAGCAATggaaacaataataatagcGAGGTAGGCGGCGGAGGTACTGGTACTGGTAATACTAATAAGAAGAAGGGAGTCCCAAATTCGAATTATGTGGTGCCTTTGGATAAATCATTCTCATCATCCTACTCTTCCTGCATCACTCGTCCCCTTGCTGAGATCCTCCGTGACCTCAATAAGAGGATTCCCGACAACATCATCACTCCTTCCAACACTTTCATCCCCTG GTACCATGCCAATCGGATGCTTAGCTTCTATGCCCCTG GATGGTGTGGAGAAATACGCGATGTTATCTTCTCTGACAATGGAAGCGTGACTGTGGTTTACCGTGTCACCATAAGAGGATCGGATGGAGAG GCATATCGTGAGTCAACTGGGACAGTATCACCCAGCGACGGCCATATTGTAGATCCAGTTGCTGCGGCAGAGGAAATAGCTTTTTGCAAAGCATGTGCCCGTTTTGGCCTTGGCTTGTACCTATATCACGAAGAATAG
- the LOC8285736 gene encoding hsp70 nucleotide exchange factor fes1 isoform X2: protein MGRMVVVALVTVILITMVAEGERLNKSSSSSGVFWSTVKEESDLLRKAEPDEDPSAAAVVNDHDHLDGGFSSLDGMLQWAVGHSDPEKLKETAQDVRRLSPTDLKNRQLEIKELMDELKMPSDAHLMQNAINDLSNSSLPLEDHHRALQELLILVEPIDNANDLSKLGGLGVLIRELNHPDSNIRRISAWVLGKASQNNPFVQKQVLEMGALNKLMQMVKSNCAEEGIKALYAVSALIRNNLAGQELFYAEAGDQMLQEILGDSSTDIRLRRKAVFLVADLAECQLENVGRAELPFFSNRFFLKSVVDLVSSTDLDLQEKAKCDGSPPFTSYLFHQGRTGDGERDELVCILRKCGNVFGINRIALV from the exons ATGGGGCGGATGGTAGTGGTAGCCTTGGTAACGGTGATATTGATAACCATGGTAGCAGAAGGTGAGCGGCTTAACAAGAGTTCTTCATCAAGTGGGGTATTTTGGTCAACAGTTAAAGAAGAGTCTGATCTGTTGCGCAAGGCCGAACCCGACGAAGATCCATCCGCTGCTGCTGTCGTCAATGACCACGACCACCTTGACGGCGGCTTTTCTTCTCTTGATGGGATGTTACAGTGGGCTGTTG GTCATTCCGACCCGGAAAAATTAAAGGAAACTGCACAAGATGTCCGGCGTCTCTCTCCTACCGATTTGAAGAATCGTCAATTGGAAATTAAG GAACTGATGGATGAGTTGAAAATGCCATCTGATGCACACTTAATGCAGAATGCAATAAATGATTTAAGTAACTCCTCTTTACCATTGGAAGATCATCACCGTGCATTGCAGGAGCTTCTCATTCTGGTTGAGCCAATTGATAACGCAAATG ATTTGAGCAAACTTGGTGGACTTGGTGTATTGATACGAGAACTTAATCACCCTGATTCAAATATAAGGAGAATTTCTGCATGGGTTCTTGGGAAAGCAAGTCAAAATAATCCATTTGTCCAAAAACAG GTCTTAGAAATGGGGGCACTCAATAAGCTAATGCAAATGGTAAAATCAAACTGTGCAGAAGAAGGCATAAAAGCATTGTATGCTGTTTCAGCGTTGATCAGAAATAATTTAGCTGGTCAAGAATTATTTTACGCAGAAGCTGGAGATCAGATGCTTCAG GAAATACTTGGCGATTCAAGCACTGATATCAGGCTGCGGAGGAAAGCTGTCTTTCTGGTTGCAGATCTGGCTGAATGTCAATTAGAAAATGTAGGAAGAGCCGAGCTGCCTTTCTTCAGTAATCGCTTCTTTCTGAAGTCTGTAGTTGACCTAGTGTCATCAACTGACCTTGATCTCCAGGAGAAG GCTAAATGTGATGGATCACCACCCTTTACCTCCTATTTGTTCCATCAAGGGAGAACAGGAGATGGAGAGAGAGATGAACTTGTGTGCATCTTGAGAAAGTGTGGAAATGTGTTTGGTATCAATAGAATTGCTTTGGTTTAA
- the LOC8285738 gene encoding uncharacterized protein LOC8285738, protein MANCLCSHQLHNHLNQFRNRFIGLSDHRPHERRRCHLVVADGPRHSRTARIYCNYDDATRKPNPSSSSSSGIKLYGQIERLLTETVRQSQDAWGGLKDWTEIEGAWVLKPRSSPPKSVVHFVGGIFVGAAPQLTYRLFLERLAEKGILVIATPYASGFDHFFIADEVQFKFDRCFRALQETVQDLPTIGIGHSLGSVIHLLIGSRYAVQRGGNVLMAFNNKEASSAIPLFSPVLVPVAQSIGPFLSEITSSPTVRLGAEMTFKQLENLSPPIMKQVLPLVEQLPPLYMDLVKGREDFSPKPEETRRLIKSYYGISRNLLIKFKDDAIDETSTLAQVLSSESAISSMLDMSIRLLPGDHGLPLQQDLPDVPPAMADAVNRGSELLANLTVGTPWETVAKEVGSTLGVDSRILRAETSKDLHLLVDVITSWIASNTGPRLLRP, encoded by the exons ATGGCTAATTGTTTATGCAGCCATCAGCTCCATAATCACCTAAACCAGTTTCGCAATCGCTTCATCGGCTTATCCGATCATCGTCCTCACGAGCGCCGCCGTTGTCATTTGGTAGTTGCAGATGGTCCCCGTCATAGCCGAACCGCCAGAATCTATTGTAACTATGATGATGCCACCAGGAAACCcaacccttcttcttcttcttcttctggaATTAAACTTTATGGTCAGATTGAAAG ATTACTCACAGAAACTGTAAGGCAGTCCCAAGACGCTTGGGGTGGTTTAAAAGACTGGACTGAAATCGAG GGAGCATGGGTTCTCAAACCAAGAAGCTCGCCACCCAAGTCTGTTGTTCATTTTGTTGGTGGTATTTTTGTTGGAGCAGCTCCCCAACTTACCTATCGTTTGTTTCTTGAGCGCCTTGCAGAAAA GGGTATTTTGGTGATTGCAACTCCATACGCTAGTGGATTCGATCATTTCTTTATCGCGGATGAAGTTCAGTTTAAATTTGATAGGTGTTTTCGGGCTTTACAAGAAACG GTACAAGACCTTCCTACTATTGGCATTGGCCACTCATTGGGATCGGTCATCCACCTTTTGATTG GATCGCGATATGCTGTGCAAAGAGGCGGGAATGTGCTAATGGCATTTAACAATAAG GAGGCAAGCTCGGCTATCCCTTTGTTCTCACCTGTTCTTGTTCCTGTGGCCCAAAGCATTGGACCATTTCTATCAGAAATCACATCATCACCAACAGTCCGCCTTGGG GCAGAGATGACTTTTAAGCAGCTAGAGAACCTTAGCCCTCCCATTATGAAGCAAGTTCTTCCTTTAGTGGAGCAACTCCCTCCATTGTACATGGACTTGGTTAAGGGAAGAGAAGATTTTTCTCCAAAACCAGAAGAAACTCGCCGACTT ATAAAATCATACTATGGCATTTCTAGAAATCTTCTGATAAAGTTCAAAGATGATGCAATTGATGAAACTTCAACATTAGCTCAGGTGCTTAGTTCAGAATCAGCTATTAGTTCAATGCTAGACATGTCAATTCGCTTGTTACCAGGAGATCATGGGCTTCCTTTGCAGCAG GACCTCCCGGATGTCCCACCAGCAATGGCAGATGCAGTAAACCGTGGAAGTGAGCTTCTGGCAAATCTGACCGTAGGAACACCATGGGAGACAGTTGCCAAAGAAGTAGGGAGCACATTGGGTGTAGATTCTAGGATTCTTCGTGCAGAAACATCCAAGGACTTGCACCTGCTTGTTGATGTGATCACTTCGTGGATCGCCTCCAATACAGGTCCAAGACTTTTGAGACCATGA
- the LOC8285739 gene encoding probable glycosyltransferase At5g03795, which produces MKMKRLPKQFHHPRLLPVLMLVLVFSLCLSSLFGSFENSTFHLNHWHCRLHNRSQPQPAATLLLPTTSNLLHSKWESGPYHNWKLFAADFEEMKQQLKIFVYSDVSNKSSPFANIFLPIENPFHHPKLGNYFSEHIFKVALLRSSLVTLDPAKALFFFLPFSINNLRNDPRFHSEESISEFVAHYTTTISQRFSYWNASAGADHFYVCCHSVGRQAASRHPALHNNAIQLTCSSSYFQRFFVSHKDVGLPQVWPRPPQTALNPPHARHRLVYFAGRVQNSQVRRELVNLWGNDTEMDIINGSPSFPYEEGFKRSKYCLHVKGYEVNTARVSDSIHYGCIPVIISNYYDLPFATVLDWSKFSVVINQADIPFLKTTLLAITRKTYITMFQNLCRVRRHFEWHTTPKGYDSFYMTAYQLWLRRSIHRLSY; this is translated from the exons atgaaaatgaaaaggcTGCCCAAACAGTTTCATCACCCGCGGCTACTGCCAGTGCTTATGTTGGTTCTGGTCTTTTCCTTGTGTCTTTCTTCGCTTTTTGGGTCATTTGAAAACAGCACTTTCCATCTAAACCATTGGCATTGTCGTCTTCACAATCGTTCGCAGCCACAACCGGCAGCTACCCTTTTGCTGCCAACCACCTCCAATTTATTACACTCAAAATGGGAAAGTGGGCCCTATCACAACTGGAAGCTTTTTGCTGCAGATTTTGAAGAAATGAAGCAACAGTTGAAGATCTTTGTTTATTCTGATGTCTCCAACAAGAGCAGTCCTTTTGCAAATATTTTCCTTCCCATTGAAAACCCTTTCCACCACCCTAAATTGGGTAATTACTTTAGTGAACACATTTTCAAGGTGGCCCTTCTTCGAAGTTCCCTGGTTACTCTTGACCCTGCAAAAgccctcttcttttttctcccctTCTCCATCAACAACCTTAGGAATGACCCCCGCTTCCATTCCGAGGAATCCATATCAGAATTTGTCGCCCACTACACCACCACCATCAGCCAGCGCTTCAGTTACTGGAATGCCTCTGCAGGTGCTGATCACTTCTATGTCTGCTGTCATTCAGTAGGGCGGCAGGCGGCCTCCAGGCATCCTGCTTTGCACAATAATGCCATTCAGCTCACTTGTTCTTCCAGCTACTTCCAACGCTTTTTTGTTTCCCACAAAGATGTGGGGCTTCCCCAAGTCTGGCCTCGCCCTCCTCAGACCGCCTTGAACCCTCCACATGCCAG GCATAGACTTGTCTACTTTGCTGGACGTGTTCAAAATTCTCAAGTTCGTCGGGAGCTCGTAAATTTATGGGGTAATGATACTGAAATGGACATAATCAATGGGAGTCCATCTTTCCCTTACGAGGAAGGTTTTAAGAGGAGTAAATATTGTCTCCATGTTAAAGGTTATGAAGTCAACACTGCCAGGGTCAGTGATTCTATACATTATGGTTGTATTCCTGTTATAATATCCAATTACTATGACCTTCCATTCGCTACTGTCTTGGACTGGAGCAAGTTTTCAGTCGTCATTAACCAAGCAGATATCCCCTTCTTGAAAACAACACTGCTGGCTATAACACGAAAAACATACATCACCATGTTCCAAAATCTCTGCAGAGTGAGAAGACATTTCGAATGGCATACTACACCAAAGGGCTATGATTCCTTTTACATGACTGCTTACCAGTTATGGCTAAGAAGAAGCATCCATCGCTTATCCTATTAA
- the LOC8285736 gene encoding hsp70 nucleotide exchange factor fes1 isoform X1 encodes MGRMVVVALVTVILITMVAEGERLNKSSSSSGVFWSTVKEESDLLRKAEPDEDPSAAAVVNDHDHLDGGFSSLDGMLQWAVGHSDPEKLKETAQDVRRLSPTDLKNRQLEIKELMDELKMPSDAHLMQNAINDLSNSSLPLEDHHRALQELLILVEPIDNANDLSKLGGLGVLIRELNHPDSNIRRISAWVLGKASQNNPFVQKQVLEMGALNKLMQMVKSNCAEEGIKALYAVSALIRNNLAGQELFYAEAGDQMLQEILGDSSTDIRLRRKAVFLVADLAECQLENVGRAELPFFSNRFFLKSVVDLVSSTDLDLQEKALVAVKNLLQLKTIEASVIKDFCGLDGALERMRQQLHVLMTQETYRDYATDIESLRREVELIFYSKLRKVMRVPT; translated from the exons ATGGGGCGGATGGTAGTGGTAGCCTTGGTAACGGTGATATTGATAACCATGGTAGCAGAAGGTGAGCGGCTTAACAAGAGTTCTTCATCAAGTGGGGTATTTTGGTCAACAGTTAAAGAAGAGTCTGATCTGTTGCGCAAGGCCGAACCCGACGAAGATCCATCCGCTGCTGCTGTCGTCAATGACCACGACCACCTTGACGGCGGCTTTTCTTCTCTTGATGGGATGTTACAGTGGGCTGTTG GTCATTCCGACCCGGAAAAATTAAAGGAAACTGCACAAGATGTCCGGCGTCTCTCTCCTACCGATTTGAAGAATCGTCAATTGGAAATTAAG GAACTGATGGATGAGTTGAAAATGCCATCTGATGCACACTTAATGCAGAATGCAATAAATGATTTAAGTAACTCCTCTTTACCATTGGAAGATCATCACCGTGCATTGCAGGAGCTTCTCATTCTGGTTGAGCCAATTGATAACGCAAATG ATTTGAGCAAACTTGGTGGACTTGGTGTATTGATACGAGAACTTAATCACCCTGATTCAAATATAAGGAGAATTTCTGCATGGGTTCTTGGGAAAGCAAGTCAAAATAATCCATTTGTCCAAAAACAG GTCTTAGAAATGGGGGCACTCAATAAGCTAATGCAAATGGTAAAATCAAACTGTGCAGAAGAAGGCATAAAAGCATTGTATGCTGTTTCAGCGTTGATCAGAAATAATTTAGCTGGTCAAGAATTATTTTACGCAGAAGCTGGAGATCAGATGCTTCAG GAAATACTTGGCGATTCAAGCACTGATATCAGGCTGCGGAGGAAAGCTGTCTTTCTGGTTGCAGATCTGGCTGAATGTCAATTAGAAAATGTAGGAAGAGCCGAGCTGCCTTTCTTCAGTAATCGCTTCTTTCTGAAGTCTGTAGTTGACCTAGTGTCATCAACTGACCTTGATCTCCAGGAGAAG GCCCTTGTTGCAGTTAAGAATCTCTTGCAACTCAAAACAATCGAAGCTTCAGTTATTAAGGATTTTTGTGGGTTGGATGGTGCCTTGGAGAGGATGAGGCAGCAGCTGCATGTTTTAATGACACAGGAAACTTATAGAGATTATGCAACGGATATTGAGAGCCTCCGTAGGGAAGTGGAGCTGATTTTTTATAGTAAGCTTAGAAAG GTAATGAGGGTTCCAACATGA
- the LOC8285740 gene encoding 40S ribosomal protein S4-3, with translation MARGLKKHLKRLNAPKHWMLDKLGGAFAPKPSSGPHKSRECLPLILILRNRLKYALTYREVIAILMQRHVLVDAKVRTDKTYPAGFMDVVSIPKTNENFRLLYDTKGRFRLHSIRDDEAKFKLCKVRSVQFGQKGIPYLNTYDGRTIRYPDPLIKANDTIKLDLESNKITEFIKFDVGNVVMVTGGRNRGRVGVIKNREKHKGSFETIHIQDSTGHEFATRMGNVFTIGKGTKPWVSLPKGKGIKLSIIEEARKRLAASQTAA, from the exons ATG GCAAGAGGATTGAAGAAACACTTGAAGAGGCTCAATGCCCCAAAGCATTGGATGCTTGACAAACTCGGTGGTGCATTC GCTCCCAAGCCATCATCAGGACCTCACAAGTCAAGGGAATGCTTGCCTTTGATCCTTATTTTACGAAACAGGCTGAAGTATGCTCTCACATATCGTGAAGTTATTGCCATTTTGATGCAACGGCATGTTCTGGTTGATGCGAAGGTTAGGACAGATAAAACGTATCCTGCAGGTTTCATGG ATGTTGTGTCAATTCCAAAGACAAATGAGAACTTCCGCCTCCTCTATGACACGAAGGGCCGTTTTCGTCTCCACTCCATTAGAGATGATGAGGCAAAG TTCAAGCTTTGCAAAGTTCGTTCTGTTCAGTTTGGGCAGAAAGGGATCCCCTACCTGAACACCTATGATGGTCGCACTATCCGCTACCCAGATCCGCTTATCAAGGCTAATGATACTATCAAACTAGATCTAGAGAGCAACAAGATCACTGAGTTCATCAAGTTTGATGTGGGAAATGTTGTCATGGTTACTGGAGGTAGAAACAGGGGTCGAGTTGGAGTAATCAAGAACAGAGAGAAGCACAAGGGAAGCTTTGAGACCATCCACATTCAGGATTCAACTGGTCACGAGTTTGCTACTCGCATGGGCAATGTCTTCACGATAGGAAAGGGGACCAAACCATGGGTGTCTCTTCCCAAGGGCAAGGGTATCAAGTTGTCAATCATTGAAGAGGCCCGAAAGAGGCTTGCAGCATCCCAAACTGCTGCTTAA